GATTGGTCTAAACTTTTTTAGGTCCATAGAAAACGGTCTAGTGAGCAATACTCATTGCATCACATGACTAACGTTGCCTTTTGAcgtttcgaatttttttttttttttggtgttttGGGGACATGCAACACGATATTATATACTTTATGCTGCTGTATTTTCAATAGTCATATTAAGGCAGATTTTGGCGTCATGAAACATCTAGAAATGCATGCAACACAAAATCAACTATGGTCAAGTGCTATGACGTTAAATTACTCAAAGAGGCATGTTCCTAATTTGTATAAATAGGAAATGGAGGAAGTAAAAAACCATGCCAAAACTGAAGCTCTGAAAACTTTTAATAAGCATGTAAAATCCTGGAAATAATCTTGAGAAATTGGCCTCAATATATTGCTATTTCTAAATTGACAAAAATAAATTGAACTAAAATGAGCAGCTGAAATTGAAGAAAGACTTTATTCTGCATGTCATCTCGAGGCTTTCCAACGCTTCACAAAATGAGAGTTTTCGGCAAAAACGGTGACCCACCCGAGCTGGTTAGATGCGTGGGACAAAGGGCTTGTAGTATCTGCTAGAGCGGCTACACAGTCGAAAGGGAAGGAGACCATAAGGGATCTGTACAGTTGGCAAAATTTACTTGAAGCTGCTTCAAGAATGCCCCCAACAAATTTGATTTGAGAATCCGGAAGAAAGGAGACGGGACTCATAATACTCAAGACATGCAACTGAGACAAAAATAGCATGGAGGATCACCTGAGTTTTCTTCAGGGGCAATTCCATCCAAGCATACACTGTGAAAAGAATGACCACACGGCAAAATAGCAACATTTGGGAGAACCGAAGGTTCAACATCATCATAATATCCGTCTACATATTCATCAGGCATGTACAACAGATCATTTTCGCATAGTGGGCACGTGATTCCAGAAGATTCAAATGTTTCATCCGGACCTGCAGTGTACAGATTATTGATTAGCAATGCACTAAAGCAGAAAAAACTGAAATGCATATGCTGCCGAACACTGTGTTTATCCCGATAAGGGCAGCACAAGAAAGATTATGCCATTGAAATCATCGTTGTTGTGCACATTCCAGAAAAAAGTAAGCATATTAACTCGCCATAACATTTATAGTATGACTGGATCTATATATCTACCAACCAGTAAATTTAGGATCGCTTATGTTCTGTAAGCCCATCTATCCCATTTGCTTAAGATTAAAGCGCAGCTTTCCTACCCTAGATAGTGGTCTCGGAACACTAAGAAGAGATAAAATTTTGGACATACCTTCCCATATAATATGGTGGATAGGCTCTTCATTAATTCTTAAAGGCTCCTTGGTACTTGTGGACGATTTAGACTGCCTGATGGAAGTAGGGATCCTTGTCTTTCCCACCGAATTCTGGTTGAGGGTCCTTTTTTGCGAAAGGTCTGAAGTTGGAGCCTTTTGAAATTTGGACTGATGGACAAGAGCTTTGCCCTGCATCTTTTGATGCGAAAGCTGGGTCTTAGATGAAGTCTTCTGAAGTTCAGAGCTCTTTGTATGTCTAGGTGTTGGTTGTGATTGATGGATAGAAGTCTGGATTGGAGTTATTTCCTGTAGGACTTGAGACGCGGCCGCTGAAATCTTCTTGATTTTCTTAGCTACAGGAGGCAAGGGTGGTCTTCCAGGAGCAGGAGTATCTTTCACTTGGCTTGTCTTAATTGCTTCTGATTCCGAACCTTTTTTTAACCTTGTCTTCATTTGCGGGACTTGGACTGTATGATCTGTCAGAAGTAGTAATCAATGTAAGAAATCTCATGAAGCAATAGTTGGAACAAAAAGTATATGGATCCTCTAAAATAAGGGAAAGGAGTACTTTTCATGCTGATACTAAAATTTTACTCCTTCCGTCCCGAAAAGGATGATATTTTCCAATTTCGAGAGTCAAACTTCTTAACTTTGACCATGAATTCGAACATAGAATCTTTAAGTTTTTTAaagtaaaatttatatatttggaAACTACATAAAAAGTACTATAAGTCACAATAATtaacaattcaaaatatttaaaaaggtATATGAAAAAGCCGTAGTCAAAGAACAACTTGTTTGACTCTCGAAATCAGAATTCATTTGCAGAAAAAGTATATGTTCTAATGCATTATATAGGTTTCATCAGTAACCTTCAAATCTAAGAAGCAGTATAAGTACTCCAGATAACTTATAATATTCCAAATAATTTGTCCCTAGTTTGGCTCTATACTAAACCAAATGGCAAAAACGCATATAATGCTTAGCCACAACCTCAAATACCATATCATTCATGTAGCCCCTCAATATGAACTCTAGCCATTAATTAAGAATATCTGTCTACGTTGTCGACGCCTGACATGAACAATTCAGTCAGAGACCCGAGGGATGAATAACGGAACATACATCAAGACTGAAGGAATTATAGGAATGTCTCTCTTTATCATGGAAGTAAGCTCCAGTTCCATATCAGTAAAGCAATCTGAAATAGCGCCGGTCTCACAACCAAAGATATTGAGCGCCAAAGAAGGCTTAACAGTCAAAGTATCTGACCCCCCTTATTTATAGGTAAGAGAGAGGAATTGAGTCCAATCTCTTTTCTATCTTATGCGAGGTAGGGGAGGGAGAGAAACGAGAGCAAGAGCATTAATCTTAGTTAACTTGCAGGGACCAAAATAAAATGGGGGAAATTATTCATTACGTGTCATTTTACATGGAGATACTCACAAGTTACAATGTAATCTTACTGGCTTCTCTTATACCAAAAACGAGTATATGCCTTTTTCACTAATCTAGTTGGCTGCTCACTACATGgacttgaaaatttaaaaaaataaaagataataaagagaCAAGCCACAAAACCATGAGGAAAACGTGAAAGCATATCCAAACCAGATTTAGATTATCCTCGGCCATTTGAAAATCTTATTATAATTAACTAAGATTAGAAAAGGAAATTGGTCGTGTGGACATAGGTACTTGACTCAAGGAGTTCCTCACAATCTTCTTTTGCTAATATTGGAATCAATATTAGCAAAAAGTCATGCTTTATCAAAGTATATTGTTCTTCATCCAGAGGAGGACatgaaaggaaagaaaatttAGTGTTACCATTTTGCTTTTCTGTATTAGTTTTTCTAGAAGAACTAATTGTAGGTGCGGAAAATGAACTTCTATTCCTTGTCTCAGCACTCCTCAACTCCGGTGTACTTTCTGTTTCTTTTCCACACAATACTTTTGTGCTAAAAGCAAGTGATGAATTCTTCTTTAGATTATGGGTGGTGTCCTTCTTGCTAGATAAAACAGGAGATCTCCGAACAGATGACACTGAAGTAGGAACTGGGGCTTCTAACCGCTTTTCCTCAACTTTACTACAGATGGAGCCATTCGTTTTACATTTCCGACTTAAAGGGCCGCCAACCATATTTGATGATCAGATGAACTTGAAATTAGCTTCGTCCAACGAAGAAGCTAATGCAAAGCGGCAAATCACCTCAGCAACAAAGGCCCTCCATTTATTGTGCTACTGCAATAACCACAACAATAGGTCACACCTGCTGAAATGTAAAACGATACCATCTATAACACATGCACGTTATGCACACTGCAAAGCGTCCATACATAGATTATAGATAAATCTAGTGATGAAAAGTTGTCCAACCGACAGTAAATTTTTCTCTCTATTAACTTTATCCACTGATAAATACTGTTACCAATTTAATAAATTAAACTACCATAAATAACCAAAAGGCCAAAAGGGTCACCATAAAGCATGTGAGTTTAAATAGGACCTGTCTACATTAACTATATCCACCAATAAATCCTATTCCCAGCTTATTACACCTAAAACTCACAGAAATAACTGAAACAGTCACCATAaaaacatacaacaacaacaacaaacccagtgtaatcccacatgTGGGGTCCGGGGAGGGTAGTACGTGtacagccttacccctaccttgtgaaggtagagaggttgtttttgATAGACCCTCAAAACAGGGGAAGCATAGTCACATCCCTTGTTGAAAGGAAAACAA
The Nicotiana sylvestris chromosome 11, ASM39365v2, whole genome shotgun sequence DNA segment above includes these coding regions:
- the LOC104246460 gene encoding uncharacterized protein isoform X2, with the translated sequence MVGGPLSRKCKTNGSICSKVEEKRLEAPVPTSVSSVRRSPVLSSKKDTTHNLKKNSSLAFSTKVLCGKETESTPELRSAETRNRSSFSAPTISSSRKTNTEKQNDHTVQVPQMKTRLKKGSESEAIKTSQVKDTPAPGRPPLPPVAKKIKKISAAASQVLQEITPIQTSIHQSQPTPRHTKSSELQKTSSKTQLSHQKMQGKALVHQSKFQKAPTSDLSQKRTLNQNSVGKTRIPTSIRQSKSSTSTKEPLRINEEPIHHIIWEGPDETFESSGITCPLCENDLLYMPDEYVDGYYDDVEPSVLPNVAILPCGHSFHSVCLDGIAPEENSDPLWSPSLSTV
- the LOC104246460 gene encoding uncharacterized protein isoform X1, producing MVGGPLSRKCKTNGSICSKVEEKRLEAPVPTSVSSVRRSPVLSSKKDTTHNLKKNSSLAFSTKVLCGKETESTPELRSAETRNRSSFSAPTISSSRKTNTEKQNDHTVQVPQMKTRLKKGSESEAIKTSQVKDTPAPGRPPLPPVAKKIKKISAAASQVLQEITPIQTSIHQSQPTPRHTKSSELQKTSSKTQLSHQKMQGKALVHQSKFQKAPTSDLSQKRTLNQNSVGKTRIPTSIRQSKSSTSTKEPLRINEEPIHHIIWEGPDETFESSGITCPLCENDLLYMPDEYVDGYYDDVEPSVLPNVAILPCGHSFHSVCLDGIAPEENSASSKFCQLYRSLMVSFPFDCVAALADTTSPLSHASNQLGWVTVFAENSHFVKRWKASR